From the Mycoplasmatota bacterium genome, one window contains:
- a CDS encoding type VI secretion protein ImpB codes for MLEYPNNRNIMCIDLRGFYASCECVMRGLDPMTDKLAVVGNLERQGSIVLAISPGLKKLGYKNRCRFYELPKDQGIIMAPARMKAYLEFSQKIIEIFLKYVPREDLHIYSIDESFLDVTDTMHLFTNEIKEMARIIMADIFDETGLKSACGIGPNMLLAKLSLDLEAKKNPDGIAYWLYEDVERKLWPVTPLSEMWGIGRNLEKTLNLMGMYKVGDIAKYDVNKLSRKLGIIGEELYYHSHGIDRSLIRSPHHIHDHNYGIGQTLFEDYYENIRIVMLEQCEELGMRIRLRKRMGKTIHLSIGYSKDVGGGGFSRQMTLDEPTNITHEIYEACEYLFNKFYDGRPIRTIAISIGKLSEDRPIQLGLFEDRARQQRLAYVMDEIRNKFGKKSILRGVSYLDKATSIRRSKLIGGHYAELKYHKKEE; via the coding sequence ATGTTAGAATATCCAAACAATCGAAATATTATGTGCATTGACTTACGTGGGTTTTATGCTAGTTGTGAATGTGTGATGCGTGGACTTGATCCAATGACGGATAAATTAGCTGTTGTTGGTAATTTAGAGCGTCAAGGAAGTATTGTTTTGGCGATTTCTCCAGGTCTTAAGAAACTAGGATATAAAAATAGGTGCAGGTTTTACGAGTTACCTAAGGATCAAGGAATTATTATGGCACCAGCACGTATGAAAGCTTATTTAGAGTTTTCACAAAAAATAATTGAAATATTTCTAAAATATGTTCCTAGAGAGGATTTGCATATTTATTCAATTGATGAAAGTTTTTTAGATGTCACAGATACAATGCATTTATTTACTAATGAAATTAAAGAAATGGCAAGAATTATAATGGCAGATATATTTGATGAAACAGGATTAAAATCTGCTTGTGGGATAGGACCAAATATGTTACTAGCGAAATTATCACTTGATTTAGAAGCAAAAAAAAATCCGGACGGAATTGCTTATTGGCTTTATGAAGATGTGGAAAGAAAATTATGGCCAGTTACTCCGCTTTCAGAAATGTGGGGGATTGGAAGAAATTTAGAAAAGACATTAAATTTAATGGGAATGTATAAAGTAGGTGATATTGCTAAGTATGATGTTAATAAATTGAGTAGAAAATTAGGGATTATTGGAGAAGAGCTATATTATCATAGTCATGGAATTGATAGAAGTTTAATAAGAAGTCCTCATCATATTCATGATCATAATTATGGAATTGGGCAAACGTTATTTGAAGATTATTATGAAAATATACGAATTGTAATGTTAGAACAATGTGAAGAGTTAGGCATGCGAATACGTTTGAGAAAGAGGATGGGGAAAACCATCCATTTAAGTATTGGTTATTCAAAAGATGTGGGTGGTGGTGGATTTTCTCGCCAAATGACACTTGATGAACCAACCAATATTACACATGAAATTTATGAGGCATGTGAGTATTTATTTAATAAATTTTATGATGGTAGACCGATTCGAACGATAGCGATTAGTATTGGTAAGTTAAGTGAGGATAGACCAATTCAATTAGGTCTATTTGAAGATAGAGCACGTCAACAAAGGTTAGCATATGTGATGGATGAAATACGAAATAAGTTTGGTAAAAAAAGTATTTTACGCGGTGTATCTTATCTAGATAAAGCAACTTCTATTAGAAGAAGTAAATTAATTGGCGGTCATTATGCTGAACTTAAATATCATAAGAAGGAGGAGTGA
- a CDS encoding YolD-like family protein, with translation MKQRGMVKWQPFASLPEQAEYINKLIYEMNKVPRPILSDDQLDELNERLYRYFENKEMVSLHYYHDGYIYLVEGIIDKIDIIKKTIIIDNNHKKDKFSIASIVNIELI, from the coding sequence ATGAAACAAAGAGGAATGGTTAAATGGCAACCTTTTGCATCATTGCCTGAACAAGCAGAATATATTAATAAATTAATTTATGAGATGAATAAGGTTCCACGACCTATTTTAAGTGATGATCAATTAGATGAGTTAAATGAACGATTATATAGATACTTTGAAAACAAAGAAATGGTTAGTCTTCATTATTATCATGATGGTTATATATATTTAGTTGAAGGTATAATTGATAAAATTGATATTATTAAAAAAACGATTATCATCGATAATAATCATAAAAAAGATAAATTTAGTATCGCTAGTATTGTCAATATTGAATTAATTTAA
- a CDS encoding L-lactate dehydrogenase yields the protein MKYRKVVLVGTGFVGMSYAFALLNQGVCDELVLIDINKKKAEGEAMDLNHGLAFAPKDMKIYAGDYSDCKDADIIVITAGAAQLEGETRLDLLNKNSKIIKGIVERIKESRFDGILLIATNPVDILTYVALKHSNLSSRQVFGSGTSLDSARLRYLLSDYLKIHSKNIHAYIVGEHGDSEFPLWSNANVGVKPLLDVVSEDKTYNFDDLEKIYVDVRDAAYKIIKRKKSTYYGIGMSLCHITKAIFNNSNSIIPVSAFVENYYGVDKLYIGLPAIINRQGIREVIKIHMSKADQDRLINSANILQDLINKMGI from the coding sequence ATGAAATATCGAAAAGTAGTGTTAGTTGGGACAGGATTTGTTGGGATGAGTTATGCTTTTGCTTTATTAAATCAAGGTGTTTGTGATGAGCTAGTTCTAATTGATATAAATAAGAAAAAAGCTGAAGGTGAAGCGATGGATTTAAATCATGGTCTCGCTTTTGCACCTAAAGATATGAAAATATATGCTGGAGATTATAGTGATTGTAAAGATGCAGATATTATTGTTATTACTGCAGGGGCAGCACAATTAGAAGGAGAAACACGTCTGGATTTGTTGAATAAAAACTCGAAAATTATTAAAGGAATAGTCGAAAGGATAAAGGAAAGTAGGTTTGACGGAATATTACTAATTGCGACAAATCCTGTGGATATCCTAACCTATGTCGCATTAAAGCATTCTAACTTAAGTAGTCGACAAGTTTTTGGGTCTGGAACGTCACTTGACTCAGCAAGACTACGTTATCTCTTGTCGGATTATCTCAAAATACATAGTAAAAATATTCATGCCTATATTGTTGGGGAGCATGGGGATAGCGAATTTCCACTATGGAGTAATGCGAATGTAGGAGTAAAGCCACTTCTGGATGTAGTGAGTGAAGATAAAACGTATAATTTTGACGATTTAGAGAAGATTTATGTCGATGTACGCGATGCCGCATATAAAATCATAAAACGGAAAAAATCGACATATTACGGAATTGGAATGAGTCTTTGTCATATTACGAAAGCTATCTTCAATAATTCTAATAGTATTATTCCGGTGAGTGCTTTTGTCGAAAATTATTATGGTGTCGACAAATTATACATTGGTCTACCAGCTATTATAAATCGACAAGGGATACGTGAAGTGATAAAAATTCATATGAGTAAAGCAGATCAAGATAGATTGATAAACAGTGCAAATATATTACAAGATTTAATTAATAAAATGGGTATCTAG
- a CDS encoding HRDC domain-containing protein: MDKVLLSKLVDLRENIKNESFKNKLKKKQNRVVVCNDDVLHSIVSLMPEKVSDFKKIRGIGEAFVGKYAQRFLDVVNDHIKTVYSYSRTNNKELEILQKLNNKLVNINQKNRLLYANRLTNKTAFDLTRLGNANKILDAFINENGKKQFVIAKVNYDKENNLKAVEEYHAIKTLYREVEKVRIEKGQEVLYLAYPYVEGRLFSDFKIKAPLMLFPAQIEVVNNEYRLSFDKSRDILYNSTLIIASNKFNNKNEVIVDDVVEEMSKEYYIDHAVQYFKKYNVSIKNKKLKSVEEFFATTNLTFPTYDNQDALELKPYCVLGAYPTYSNAIQRDYNEIIDNKVISRLVRDLFVGIDNPTPQVSEVSQQDPNENNLFYINEMNYSQEKVLASIDRAMVIQGPPGTGKSQTITSLISQAVLQNKKVLVVSEKKTALDVIYNRLGKISDFVLYVDDPNNKDLFYKQLNSLLELDDEFVVNRNKINEKSVEINRELEKLSDLESLLDSNTLLKASLRDLYQNSRKLNFNDGDIERLFKEVKGKRIRNTFSLEQLLKLRQMFKESQVSVNLLAYKNYVKYESVYAYFKNDINETDLHVTTKDFYEIPFYVELYKKFGWYTQLRLNNKNKALLSTIKSLTEKIGGKQKKKVKKVMYDDVQFFMNAIEAYPKYVFNKNVYDSLNLVEKKYFEYCFYLSKKLKINFKKVNEYLIDIFTTVVILEFEQKYDNILITTERYRDIRDKITSLSIEKEKLTFECLYNILQQHISEVFNEQSKRLNELKRKCDSKRKWSIPKLVKEFNLELFNSIYVWLLTPEGISEIMPMKESLFDLIIFDEASQMFIENAVPILYRGQKAIVAGDSKQLRPSKFGLGRIDSEDQENYDEYSGVLEEESLLDLAKHRYHEVMLNYHYRSKYEELIAFSNYAFYNGKLHVCPNPELSTERPIERIKVNGHWVNRSNEVEADEIITLLKKIFSEGKNETVGIITFNSTQKDLILDKIEQECLYNPEFYQFIASEKLKPAKDQLFVKNIENVQGDERDIIIFSIGYAPNEQNRIVRQFGWLNNAGGENRLNVAISRAKKKIYVVTSIEPFELHVNDLKNRGPKLLREYLEYVKAISERDNDTAQKILYRLSEHIEIDSKENTQLFEQSVYDELVNIGFDIERNVGTGVHKINFVIKDKISNRYLLGIELDTSKMASIKERDYHRQKYLESHGWIVHRIWASDWWRDSEAEINKILALMNRIEKAL; the protein is encoded by the coding sequence ATGGATAAAGTTCTTTTATCTAAATTAGTTGATTTAAGAGAAAATATTAAAAATGAAAGTTTTAAAAATAAATTAAAAAAGAAGCAGAATCGGGTAGTTGTTTGTAATGATGATGTACTCCATTCTATTGTTAGTTTAATGCCTGAGAAAGTTTCTGATTTTAAGAAGATTAGAGGGATTGGAGAAGCTTTTGTGGGAAAGTATGCGCAAAGGTTTTTAGATGTTGTAAATGATCATATTAAAACAGTATATTCTTATTCACGGACGAATAATAAAGAACTTGAAATTCTACAAAAGTTAAATAATAAATTAGTGAATATTAATCAAAAAAATAGATTGTTGTATGCGAATCGATTGACTAATAAAACAGCGTTTGATTTAACAAGACTAGGGAATGCCAACAAAATACTTGATGCATTTATAAATGAAAATGGAAAGAAACAGTTTGTGATTGCGAAAGTAAATTATGATAAAGAGAATAATTTAAAAGCAGTTGAAGAATATCATGCGATAAAGACTTTGTATCGTGAAGTGGAAAAAGTTAGGATTGAAAAAGGACAAGAGGTTTTATATTTAGCTTATCCTTATGTAGAAGGGCGTTTATTTAGTGATTTTAAGATAAAAGCCCCACTTATGCTTTTTCCTGCTCAAATAGAAGTGGTGAATAATGAATACCGATTATCGTTTGATAAAAGTCGAGATATTTTATATAATTCGACATTAATTATCGCTAGTAATAAATTTAATAATAAAAATGAAGTAATCGTTGATGATGTAGTTGAAGAAATGTCTAAAGAATATTATATTGATCATGCTGTTCAATATTTTAAGAAATACAATGTTTCAATAAAAAATAAAAAGTTGAAATCAGTTGAGGAATTTTTTGCGACAACGAATCTTACCTTCCCTACTTATGACAATCAAGATGCATTAGAATTAAAACCCTATTGTGTGTTAGGGGCGTATCCTACCTATAGTAATGCTATCCAAAGAGATTATAATGAAATTATTGATAATAAAGTAATTAGCCGATTAGTACGTGATCTTTTTGTTGGAATTGATAATCCAACGCCTCAAGTTTCTGAGGTATCTCAACAAGATCCAAATGAAAATAATCTATTTTATATTAATGAAATGAATTATTCACAAGAAAAAGTATTAGCGAGTATCGACCGTGCGATGGTCATTCAAGGTCCTCCTGGGACTGGTAAATCACAAACGATTACTTCGCTCATTTCTCAAGCTGTTCTGCAAAATAAAAAGGTGCTAGTCGTATCTGAGAAGAAAACAGCGCTTGATGTAATCTATAATCGATTAGGAAAAATCAGTGATTTTGTACTCTATGTTGATGACCCAAATAATAAAGATTTATTTTATAAACAACTTAATTCCTTATTAGAACTAGATGATGAGTTTGTTGTGAATAGAAATAAAATAAATGAAAAATCAGTTGAAATTAATCGTGAATTAGAAAAACTAAGTGACTTAGAGTCATTACTTGATTCAAATACATTGTTAAAAGCAAGTTTACGCGATTTGTATCAAAATTCGCGTAAGTTAAATTTTAATGATGGTGATATAGAACGTTTATTTAAAGAAGTAAAAGGTAAAAGGATAAGAAATACTTTTTCCCTGGAACAGTTATTAAAACTTAGACAAATGTTTAAAGAATCTCAAGTTTCAGTAAATTTATTAGCCTATAAAAATTATGTTAAGTATGAAAGTGTTTATGCTTATTTTAAGAATGATATTAATGAAACAGATTTACATGTTACCACAAAAGATTTTTATGAAATTCCTTTTTATGTTGAATTATATAAAAAATTTGGTTGGTATACGCAACTGCGTTTAAACAATAAGAATAAAGCATTACTTAGTACTATTAAATCTTTAACCGAAAAAATTGGTGGTAAACAAAAAAAGAAAGTCAAAAAAGTAATGTATGATGATGTTCAATTCTTTATGAATGCGATTGAAGCTTATCCTAAATATGTTTTTAATAAAAATGTATATGATAGTTTAAATCTAGTTGAGAAAAAATATTTTGAATATTGTTTTTATTTAAGTAAAAAGTTAAAAATTAATTTTAAAAAAGTAAATGAATATTTAATAGATATATTTACTACTGTCGTAATATTAGAATTCGAACAAAAATATGATAATATTTTGATTACAACAGAACGTTATCGTGATATTAGAGATAAAATAACAAGTCTATCGATTGAAAAAGAAAAACTTACTTTTGAATGTTTATATAATATTTTACAACAACATATTAGTGAGGTATTTAATGAACAATCGAAACGATTAAATGAATTAAAAAGAAAATGTGATAGTAAAAGAAAATGGTCTATTCCAAAGCTTGTTAAAGAGTTTAATTTAGAACTATTCAATAGTATATATGTTTGGTTACTAACACCAGAAGGTATATCAGAAATTATGCCAATGAAAGAATCACTTTTTGATTTAATTATCTTTGATGAAGCATCACAAATGTTTATTGAAAATGCTGTCCCAATTTTATATCGTGGTCAAAAAGCAATTGTAGCGGGAGATAGTAAACAATTACGTCCGTCTAAATTTGGTCTTGGAAGAATTGATAGTGAAGATCAGGAAAATTATGATGAGTATAGTGGCGTTCTTGAAGAGGAAAGTTTATTGGATTTAGCGAAGCATCGTTATCATGAAGTGATGTTAAATTACCATTATCGTTCAAAATATGAAGAATTAATTGCTTTTTCTAATTATGCTTTTTATAATGGTAAGTTACATGTTTGTCCAAATCCTGAGTTATCAACAGAACGTCCGATAGAACGGATTAAGGTTAATGGTCATTGGGTTAATAGAAGTAATGAAGTTGAAGCAGATGAAATTATCACTTTACTAAAGAAAATCTTTAGTGAAGGGAAAAATGAAACAGTCGGGATAATAACCTTTAACTCAACGCAAAAAGATTTAATATTAGATAAGATTGAACAAGAATGTTTGTATAATCCTGAATTTTATCAGTTTATCGCAAGTGAAAAATTAAAACCAGCAAAGGATCAGCTTTTCGTCAAAAATATTGAAAATGTTCAAGGTGATGAACGAGACATTATTATTTTCTCAATTGGGTATGCACCAAATGAGCAAAATCGAATTGTTAGACAATTTGGTTGGTTAAATAATGCTGGTGGTGAAAATCGCCTTAATGTTGCAATCAGTCGTGCTAAAAAGAAAATTTATGTGGTGACTTCTATAGAACCTTTTGAATTACATGTTAATGATTTAAAAAATAGAGGTCCAAAATTATTAAGAGAGTATTTAGAATATGTGAAAGCCATAAGTGAAAGAGATAATGATACTGCACAAAAAATATTATATCGTTTAAGTGAACACATAGAGATAGATTCAAAAGAGAATACGCAGTTGTTTGAACAAAGTGTGTATGATGAATTAGTTAATATTGGTTTTGATATAGAAAGAAATGTTGGAACAGGTGTTCACAAAATAAACTTTGTGATTAAAGATAAAATATCAAATCGTTATTTATTAGGTATTGAATTAGATACAAGTAAAATGGCATCTATTAAAGAAAGAGATTATCATCGTCAAAAGTATTTAGAAAGTCATGGTTGGATTGTCCATCGAATTTGGGCAAGCGATTGGTGGCGAGATAGTGAAGCAGAGATCAATAAGATTTTAGCTTTAATGAATCGTATTGAAAAAGCATTATAG